From one Thalassospira lucentensis genomic stretch:
- a CDS encoding alpha/beta hydrolase: MRVLKLTANALIAALFLAACDKLAAFNHLQAGDYHPTVADLRYGDDDRQKLDLYLPPDRSKPAPLIVWFYGGSWDSGDKAKYAFVAKRFTDMGYAVAIPDYRLVPQIRFPEFIEDGARALAFMKQYGNQHPDRITANPMILAGHSAGAYNAVQLVADQSYLASVGMSSNDIAGIIGLSGPYDFYPYDVKATRIAFGETPAAQSQPVEQDLSHMPSMLLITGTRDHTVYPRNSRRLAELAPDAKLIEIDDTGHAGTLIALGSILTENRAVLDPITAFLSDHTPPYRNIPAAQ, translated from the coding sequence ATGCGCGTACTCAAACTGACGGCAAATGCCCTGATCGCAGCCCTGTTTCTGGCGGCCTGCGACAAACTCGCCGCATTCAATCACCTTCAGGCAGGGGACTATCACCCGACTGTTGCCGACCTGCGATACGGCGATGATGATCGCCAGAAACTTGATCTCTATCTGCCGCCCGACCGCTCAAAACCGGCCCCCCTGATCGTCTGGTTTTATGGCGGATCGTGGGATTCGGGTGACAAGGCAAAATACGCCTTCGTCGCCAAACGCTTTACCGATATGGGCTACGCGGTGGCCATCCCCGATTACCGGCTGGTGCCCCAAATCCGTTTCCCCGAATTTATCGAAGACGGCGCCAGGGCACTCGCCTTCATGAAGCAGTACGGCAATCAACATCCCGACCGCATCACCGCAAACCCGATGATATTGGCTGGTCATTCCGCCGGTGCCTATAACGCGGTTCAACTGGTGGCCGATCAGTCCTATCTGGCATCTGTGGGCATGTCGTCCAACGACATTGCAGGCATCATCGGGCTTTCCGGCCCTTATGATTTCTATCCCTACGATGTTAAGGCAACCCGGATTGCCTTTGGCGAAACCCCTGCTGCCCAAAGCCAGCCGGTCGAACAGGACCTGTCACACATGCCGTCGATGCTTCTGATCACGGGTACGCGTGATCATACGGTCTACCCCCGCAATTCCCGACGATTGGCGGAACTTGCCCCGGATGCAAAACTAATTGAAATCGACGACACCGGCCACGCCGGAACCCTCATTGCACTCGGCAGTATCCTGACAGAAAACCGGGCCGTGCTGGATCCTATAACCGCATTCCTTTCCGACCACACACCCCCATATCGAAACATCCCCGCAGCACAATAA
- the bluB gene encoding 5,6-dimethylbenzimidazole synthase, producing MTQSDRDAPDTPDATDTLTPPVFDRSFQKQFINLLLWRRDVRRFRTDPIPRADIDDLIKEACLAPSVGNSQPWRFVKVNDPDRRQAIRDSFERANQQALNDYHGERARLYASLKLQGMDQAPVQLAVFADEETEAGMGLGRKTMPEMLDYSAVAAVQLLWLAARVKGIGVGWVSILEPETVLKALEVPSHWRLIAYLCIGYPEEDHVVPELVREGWQDRINPADLTLER from the coding sequence ATGACACAATCCGATCGCGATGCGCCCGATACGCCCGACGCGACAGATACACTGACCCCGCCGGTGTTTGATCGCAGCTTTCAAAAGCAGTTCATCAATCTGCTTTTGTGGCGTCGTGACGTGCGGCGTTTTCGCACCGACCCGATCCCCAGGGCCGATATTGATGACCTGATCAAGGAAGCCTGCCTTGCCCCGTCTGTCGGCAATTCTCAGCCATGGCGTTTTGTAAAGGTCAACGATCCCGACCGCCGCCAGGCCATCCGCGACAGTTTTGAACGCGCCAATCAGCAGGCGCTTAACGACTATCACGGCGAACGTGCCAGACTTTATGCGTCCCTGAAATTGCAGGGTATGGATCAGGCCCCCGTGCAGCTCGCCGTTTTCGCCGACGAGGAAACCGAGGCTGGCATGGGATTGGGCCGCAAAACCATGCCAGAAATGCTCGATTATTCTGCCGTCGCCGCCGTACAGCTTTTGTGGCTGGCTGCACGCGTCAAGGGCATCGGGGTCGGCTGGGTCTCGATCCTTGAACCCGAAACCGTTCTCAAAGCGCTTGAAGTACCGTCACATTGGCGACTGATTGCCTATCTGTGCATCGGCTATCCCGAAGAAGACCATGTCGTTCCCGAACTCGTCCGCGAGGGCTGGCAGGATCGCATCAATCCCGCTGACCTGACGCTTGAACGCTAA
- a CDS encoding autotransporter outer membrane beta-barrel domain-containing protein: MKRHRYISLAISACLALAMLGLLLRHEIIPHANAEDDGPSRLDAPILRSETINRSANQQRHLNRLYDKMEKDLVGSTIGPLFLDNSIPAPAQPPNALALGTGDATTIETFGGRSALASIAKKLDFDTANGTFPNQARRRATPINMWVHGSQTNIENRIADTGYNPNLSGDVISIDTGVDYQVDDSLIIGLGVGWGSTLSEAAARQVLYRENNVTFSPYFVSRMTEWLNIRGSIGIGSSTITQSALNGGSDDLSYAENLDSSTLSSSIGFGTEYDLGFLPLTLSLDGDIITAREEFESARAVDGSLVPARTALNQIFDSTAEARYNLVLGDHRLVPFAGQDQAITLMNQGYGRSTNRRYFAGTEYAYDPWQIGASVEGFREFSPNSDAVEGIRSELSLRSELPYGYGVLSPYVTSENTSTYSQMGGGITHNWGGIPGQMSLEVQRKLTFETEHNNLSGLMTIHFDF; the protein is encoded by the coding sequence GTGAAGAGGCACAGGTACATTTCACTGGCTATTTCAGCATGTCTGGCGCTTGCCATGCTTGGCCTGTTGTTGCGCCACGAAATCATTCCCCATGCCAACGCCGAAGATGACGGCCCCAGCCGTCTTGACGCTCCGATCCTGCGAAGTGAGACAATCAACCGGTCGGCCAACCAGCAACGCCACCTCAATCGCCTCTATGACAAGATGGAAAAAGATCTCGTCGGAAGCACAATCGGGCCTCTTTTTCTCGATAATTCGATTCCTGCCCCGGCCCAGCCGCCAAATGCACTTGCGCTTGGTACCGGTGATGCAACAACCATCGAAACATTTGGCGGTCGGTCCGCTTTGGCATCAATTGCCAAGAAACTTGATTTCGATACGGCGAATGGCACCTTCCCCAATCAGGCACGCCGCCGGGCCACGCCCATCAACATGTGGGTCCATGGCAGCCAGACGAATATCGAGAATCGCATTGCCGATACCGGTTACAACCCGAACCTCAGCGGCGATGTCATCTCGATTGATACCGGGGTCGATTATCAGGTCGATGACAGCCTGATTATCGGACTTGGTGTCGGTTGGGGCAGCACGCTGAGCGAAGCCGCTGCAAGGCAGGTTTTATACCGGGAAAACAACGTTACATTTTCCCCCTATTTTGTATCGCGCATGACCGAATGGCTGAATATTCGCGGCAGCATCGGAATTGGCAGCAGCACCATCACCCAATCCGCACTAAATGGCGGTTCGGATGATCTCAGCTATGCCGAAAATCTTGATAGTTCTACATTGTCGAGCTCCATCGGCTTCGGCACCGAATATGATCTCGGCTTTCTACCCCTCACGCTCAGCCTTGACGGGGACATCATCACCGCCCGCGAGGAATTTGAAAGCGCACGCGCGGTCGACGGATCACTGGTACCGGCACGCACGGCCTTGAACCAGATTTTCGATAGCACCGCCGAGGCACGCTATAACCTTGTTCTCGGCGATCATCGCCTTGTGCCCTTTGCTGGCCAGGATCAGGCCATCACCCTGATGAACCAGGGATATGGCCGCTCAACCAATCGCCGCTACTTCGCCGGCACCGAATATGCCTATGACCCATGGCAGATCGGGGCATCCGTCGAAGGCTTCCGCGAATTTTCACCAAATTCCGATGCGGTCGAGGGCATAAGGTCCGAACTCAGTCTGCGTTCGGAATTGCCCTATGGCTACGGGGTCCTGAGCCCCTACGTGACAAGTGAAAATACCAGCACCTATTCGCAAATGGGGGGCGGCATCACCCATAACTGGGGTGGCATTCCCGGTCAGATGAGCCTCGAGGTACAGCGAAAACTGACCTTCGAAACCGAACACAACAATCTTTCTGGCCTGATGACGATCCATTTCGATTTCTGA
- a CDS encoding competence/damage-inducible protein A: protein MSEAVRACLIIIGNEILSGRTHDKNLPYLAEELNKLGIRLSETRVIPDIETTIIETVNECRAKFDYVFTTGGIGPTHDDITSPCVARAFGVEIELNAQAHELLKSHYENPADLNEARLRMAHIPVGAELIDNPISKAPGFRMENVYVMAGVPMIMQAMFQGIKHQLTGGRPMVSRSIGGYIPEGTIAKVLGEIQHDFPDTDIGSYPFLREGKLGTTLVVRGEEAKDVDLASERIRAAIIEQGREVIEDSGAVS, encoded by the coding sequence ATGTCTGAAGCGGTTCGGGCCTGTCTGATCATTATCGGCAATGAAATCCTTTCGGGGCGAACCCATGACAAGAACCTGCCCTATCTGGCGGAAGAACTGAACAAGCTTGGCATTCGGTTGTCGGAAACCCGCGTCATTCCCGATATCGAAACCACGATCATCGAAACGGTCAATGAATGCCGGGCAAAGTTCGATTATGTCTTTACCACCGGCGGCATCGGCCCGACTCATGATGATATTACATCACCCTGTGTTGCGCGGGCCTTTGGGGTCGAGATTGAACTGAATGCACAAGCGCATGAATTGCTGAAAAGCCATTATGAAAATCCGGCTGATCTGAACGAGGCGCGGCTTCGCATGGCGCATATTCCGGTCGGGGCAGAGCTGATTGATAATCCGATATCCAAGGCACCGGGTTTCCGGATGGAAAATGTCTATGTCATGGCCGGTGTGCCGATGATCATGCAGGCTATGTTCCAGGGGATCAAACATCAGCTGACCGGCGGGCGGCCAATGGTTTCGCGGTCCATCGGGGGATATATCCCCGAAGGCACGATTGCCAAGGTGCTGGGCGAAATCCAGCATGATTTCCCCGATACCGATATCGGATCCTATCCGTTCCTGCGCGAGGGGAAACTGGGCACGACGCTTGTGGTGCGGGGCGAAGAGGCCAAGGATGTCGATCTGGCATCCGAGCGCATCCGGGCTGCGATCATCGAGCAGGGCCGCGAGGTTATCGAGGATAGCGGCGCGGTTTCGTAA
- a CDS encoding GNAT family N-acetyltransferase, with product MPARMFLRPIDPVADGAALHAIFGDPECCTWLPEPAFASVVDTIAKLKHWSNGFEKTSWAVAASPDGPALGRIALYNTGDDPDVWEAACMISPAARGQNLAARALSHAIGYLFETTTARRIFADIDPDNIASIRVFEKLGFTREGQLRGTWNTHIGIRDSVIYGLMKTDPHPDIGPAPVVMI from the coding sequence ATGCCTGCCCGAATGTTTCTTCGCCCGATTGATCCTGTTGCTGACGGTGCGGCTCTCCACGCCATTTTTGGTGATCCGGAATGCTGCACATGGCTTCCCGAACCGGCCTTTGCATCGGTCGTGGATACCATCGCAAAGCTCAAACACTGGAGCAACGGCTTTGAAAAGACGTCATGGGCGGTTGCCGCGTCGCCGGATGGCCCGGCCCTTGGCCGCATCGCCCTATATAACACCGGCGATGATCCCGACGTGTGGGAAGCCGCCTGTATGATTTCCCCTGCGGCACGCGGGCAAAACCTCGCTGCTCGGGCATTGTCCCATGCCATTGGGTATCTTTTTGAAACCACGACCGCGCGCCGCATCTTTGCTGATATCGATCCGGACAATATTGCGTCGATCCGGGTATTCGAAAAACTGGGCTTTACCCGCGAAGGTCAGCTTCGCGGGACCTGGAACACGCATATCGGCATTCGTGATTCGGTGATCTACGGGTTGATGAAAACAGACCCACACCCCGATATTGGCCCGGCCCCCGTCGTGATGATATGA
- a CDS encoding ankyrin repeat domain-containing protein, with translation MHRNSGLMTLARTLVVMPVLIAFSSAAFADNDNEAYEAAVAGMAENPQAAEKAVKGRSDGVGLLDRILFLYAFKDQSPARDREIAALQDRVNEDVIPLTDELERSVLGDLQSFDGSIESMLPTITLASSSGYANTDSAFYAIPCAILQRQPGLLDATRPTWGGNRDNFMPRSGCQWGRGAVAGYPTALMDAYVDAAYLASGDMFAPENGTIRFAHMAGQSHDLEMAMLKPDELPSAPAGSRKPFEVWSYLSPANRDVFNAIETVRIPAQDALITYWVSRGESRDMAVKIARDTLFSVVYGADCDTPVPVDAMRVMLIENRPVADIVAMATRGAGQDGNLFARCAAYGGIDPLLHVAMMRSDSAEILDILSQNGYFTDIEARNDFGKTALMAAAQQGNSPAVRWLLDKGADVQARTNATDKWEYPRHGERTALHYAAAAGDAAVVKMLIAAGAKTNAVDDEGFSVRDYLIGREDLPGNGAVSSEDRAMILRLLDGQKG, from the coding sequence GTGCATCGCAATTCGGGTTTGATGACTTTGGCAAGAACGCTGGTTGTGATGCCGGTTCTGATCGCCTTTTCATCCGCGGCATTCGCAGACAATGACAATGAGGCTTATGAAGCTGCGGTTGCCGGTATGGCAGAAAATCCGCAAGCCGCAGAGAAGGCGGTTAAGGGCCGGTCGGACGGTGTCGGATTACTGGACCGGATATTGTTTTTATATGCGTTCAAGGACCAGAGCCCGGCACGCGATCGTGAAATTGCCGCCTTGCAAGACCGGGTCAATGAAGACGTCATTCCGTTGACTGACGAGCTGGAACGTAGTGTGCTGGGGGACTTGCAAAGCTTTGACGGATCAATTGAAAGCATGTTGCCGACGATCACGCTGGCGTCGAGCAGCGGTTATGCGAATACGGATTCCGCGTTTTACGCCATTCCCTGTGCGATTTTGCAGCGACAGCCGGGGCTTCTGGATGCAACCCGACCGACATGGGGCGGCAATCGCGACAATTTCATGCCGCGTTCGGGGTGCCAATGGGGGCGCGGGGCGGTTGCGGGCTATCCAACCGCGCTGATGGATGCCTATGTTGATGCGGCTTATCTGGCCAGTGGGGATATGTTTGCCCCGGAAAACGGAACGATACGTTTTGCGCATATGGCGGGGCAAAGTCACGATCTTGAGATGGCGATGCTAAAGCCTGATGAATTGCCGTCTGCCCCGGCGGGATCACGCAAGCCGTTCGAGGTCTGGTCGTATCTTTCACCCGCCAACCGGGATGTATTCAACGCGATTGAAACCGTACGGATACCGGCGCAGGATGCGTTGATTACCTATTGGGTTTCACGCGGCGAAAGCCGGGATATGGCGGTTAAAATCGCCCGCGATACCCTGTTTTCCGTGGTGTATGGGGCCGATTGCGATACGCCGGTACCGGTTGATGCGATGCGTGTGATGTTAATCGAAAACCGCCCGGTTGCGGATATCGTGGCGATGGCAACGCGCGGTGCGGGGCAGGATGGAAATCTGTTTGCCCGATGTGCGGCTTATGGTGGCATTGATCCGTTATTGCATGTTGCGATGATGCGATCCGACAGTGCGGAAATCCTCGATATTTTGTCGCAGAACGGTTATTTCACCGATATCGAGGCACGCAATGATTTTGGCAAAACCGCCTTGATGGCCGCCGCCCAGCAGGGCAACAGCCCGGCGGTAAGATGGTTGTTGGACAAGGGGGCGGATGTTCAGGCGCGAACAAATGCCACGGATAAATGGGAATATCCCCGCCATGGGGAACGAACAGCATTGCATTATGCTGCGGCCGCAGGGGACGCTGCGGTCGTGAAGATGCTGATTGCGGCCGGGGCCAAGACCAATGCGGTTGATGATGAAGGGTTTTCGGTGCGCGATTACCTGATCGGGCGGGAAGATTTGCCGGGGAACGGGGCGGTTTCGAGCGAAGATCGTGCGATGATTTTGCGATTGCTGGACGGGCAAAAGGGTTGA
- a CDS encoding DUF3572 domain-containing protein, with protein MNKEAAETLAIRAIAHIAGDDELLEGLFAQTGMGLDDLKAGITSNEVQLGAIDFLMSHEPFLMRFVDDSGYAPGDPARAQIVLSGGPIWQD; from the coding sequence ATGAACAAGGAAGCGGCTGAAACTCTGGCCATTCGGGCAATTGCCCATATTGCGGGCGATGACGAGTTGCTTGAAGGGCTTTTTGCCCAGACCGGTATGGGGCTTGATGACCTGAAAGCCGGGATCACCAGTAATGAAGTCCAATTGGGTGCGATTGACTTTTTAATGTCGCACGAACCGTTCCTGATGCGTTTTGTCGACGATAGCGGTTATGCGCCGGGAGATCCGGCGCGTGCGCAAATCGTCCTTTCGGGTGGGCCGATCTGGCAGGATTAA
- a CDS encoding undecaprenyl-diphosphate phosphatase codes for MTLQHIILLAVIQGITEFLPISSSGHLILTPALTGAADQGLLVDVAVHVGTLAAVMIYFWRDVFAMIGGFFVLLSGRINPGARLALHIIFATIPVVAVGFYFKVSGIEEQLRSVEIIAWTTLVFGIVLWIADKIGMTINRLEHMRWGGALFIGLAQVIALVPGTSRSGITMTAARLMGYERADAAQFSMLLSIPVILGAGLLAGIDLQQSGDMALTMDVLLAAALSFITALIAIAMLMSWLKRSTFTPFAIYRILLGAGLLVWIYGYGGGPIPFLG; via the coding sequence GTGACGTTACAACATATAATTCTTCTGGCAGTCATCCAGGGGATCACGGAATTCCTCCCCATCAGTTCATCAGGTCACCTGATCCTGACCCCCGCCCTGACTGGTGCTGCAGATCAGGGTTTGTTGGTAGATGTTGCCGTTCATGTCGGCACACTGGCCGCTGTAATGATCTATTTCTGGCGCGATGTTTTCGCGATGATCGGCGGATTCTTCGTGCTTTTGTCCGGCCGGATCAACCCCGGTGCCCGACTCGCGCTGCACATCATTTTCGCCACCATCCCGGTGGTCGCGGTCGGCTTCTATTTCAAAGTCTCGGGCATCGAGGAACAACTGCGCTCGGTCGAAATCATTGCCTGGACCACGCTTGTCTTTGGCATTGTCCTTTGGATTGCCGACAAGATCGGCATGACGATCAACCGGCTTGAACATATGCGCTGGGGCGGGGCGCTTTTCATCGGCCTAGCACAGGTCATTGCCCTTGTTCCCGGCACCAGCCGTTCGGGTATCACCATGACGGCGGCACGCCTGATGGGCTATGAACGTGCTGATGCTGCACAGTTTTCGATGCTGCTGTCGATCCCGGTCATTCTGGGCGCTGGCCTTCTGGCCGGTATCGATCTGCAACAATCGGGTGACATGGCCCTGACCATGGATGTTCTGCTGGCTGCCGCCCTCTCCTTCATCACCGCCCTGATCGCCATCGCCATGCTCATGAGCTGGCTTAAACGGTCAACCTTCACGCCGTTCGCCATCTACCGCATTCTTCTGGGCGCCGGCTTGCTGGTGTGGATTTATGGCTATGGCGGCGGTCCGATCCCGTTCCTCGGGTAA
- a CDS encoding NAD(P)-dependent oxidoreductase, translating to MTEKMLKFVHLEQKYPHKREASERRTDFNEIYEGFETEAAADQSARCSQCGVPFCQAHCPLYNNIPDWLRLTTEGRMEEAYAISAATNNMPEVTGRICPQDRLCEGNCVIEQSTHGAVTIGSVEKYITDTAFANGWVKAPKPTQENGMSVGIIGGGPAGMAAAEQLRLKGYEVHIYDRYDRMGGLLVYGIPGFKLEKHIVERRVKLLEEGGVVMHTEFEVGRDATLDELRRKHDSVLIATGVYKSRDLKLPGVGLGNIYPALEYLTTSNRIGLGDTVAAYDDGTLNAKDKNVVVIGGGDTAMDCVRTAIRQGAKSVKCLYRRDRANMPGSQREVANAEEEGVEFVWLTNPEAFVGDDKVTGVRAVKMRLGAPDAGGRQSPELIEGSNYTMDADMVILALGFEPEDLPTMFEAPELGVSRWGTVKIDFRSMMTNLDGVFAAGDIARGASLVVWAIRDGRDAADRIDEYLLARKEAAA from the coding sequence ATGACAGAAAAGATGCTGAAGTTTGTTCATCTTGAACAAAAATATCCGCACAAGAGAGAAGCATCCGAGCGTCGCACGGACTTCAATGAAATTTACGAAGGTTTCGAGACAGAAGCTGCGGCCGATCAGTCTGCGCGCTGCTCGCAATGTGGTGTGCCGTTCTGTCAGGCCCATTGTCCTTTGTATAATAACATTCCGGACTGGCTGCGCCTGACGACCGAAGGTCGCATGGAAGAAGCCTATGCCATTTCGGCGGCAACCAACAATATGCCGGAAGTGACCGGTCGCATCTGCCCGCAGGACCGTCTGTGTGAAGGCAATTGCGTGATCGAACAGTCAACGCATGGCGCTGTCACGATTGGGTCGGTCGAGAAATACATTACCGATACCGCCTTTGCGAATGGCTGGGTCAAGGCGCCCAAGCCGACGCAGGAAAACGGTATGTCGGTCGGGATCATCGGTGGTGGTCCCGCAGGCATGGCAGCGGCCGAACAGCTGCGCCTTAAAGGATATGAAGTCCATATCTATGACCGCTATGACCGCATGGGCGGGTTGCTGGTTTACGGGATTCCGGGCTTCAAGCTTGAAAAACATATCGTTGAACGCCGGGTGAAGCTGCTTGAAGAAGGCGGTGTCGTCATGCACACCGAATTCGAGGTCGGCCGTGACGCGACGCTTGATGAACTGCGCCGCAAACATGACAGCGTTCTGATCGCAACGGGCGTTTACAAATCCCGCGATCTGAAGCTGCCGGGTGTCGGCCTTGGCAATATCTATCCAGCTCTTGAGTATCTGACCACATCGAACCGCATCGGTCTTGGCGATACGGTTGCGGCCTATGACGACGGCACGCTGAACGCCAAAGACAAGAACGTTGTCGTTATTGGCGGCGGCGATACGGCAATGGACTGTGTCCGTACCGCAATCCGTCAGGGTGCGAAGTCGGTCAAATGTCTTTATCGCCGTGACCGCGCCAACATGCCGGGTTCACAGCGCGAAGTGGCCAATGCCGAGGAAGAAGGTGTCGAATTTGTCTGGCTGACCAACCCGGAAGCCTTTGTTGGCGACGACAAGGTGACCGGTGTGCGCGCGGTCAAGATGCGCCTTGGCGCCCCGGATGCCGGTGGCCGCCAGAGCCCGGAACTGATCGAAGGTTCGAACTACACCATGGATGCCGACATGGTCATCCTAGCCCTTGGTTTCGAGCCGGAAGACCTGCCGACCATGTTCGAGGCACCGGAACTGGGTGTGTCACGCTGGGGCACGGTTAAAATCGATTTCCGCTCGATGATGACCAATCTGGATGGCGTTTTTGCCGCCGGTGATATTGCGCGCGGTGCGTCGCTGGTGGTCTGGGCCATCCGTGACGGTCGCGATGCGGCTGACCGGATCGATGAATATTTGCTGGCGCGCAAAGAAGCTGCTGCTTAA
- the mutT gene encoding 8-oxo-dGTP diphosphatase MutT: MSVDLRQGKIPERTVFVSAVALVDADHRVLIAQRPEGKSMAGLWEFPGGKVEAGETPEMALVRELKEELGIDITESCLAPFTFASFTYDDFHLMMPLYLCRVWKGEITPMEGQQVKWVRPIRLGDYPMPPADVPLVAMLRDFL; this comes from the coding sequence ATGTCGGTGGACCTGCGGCAGGGGAAAATCCCGGAAAGAACGGTGTTTGTCAGTGCGGTGGCGCTGGTGGATGCCGATCATCGCGTATTGATCGCCCAGCGCCCCGAAGGCAAATCGATGGCGGGGCTGTGGGAGTTTCCGGGTGGCAAAGTCGAGGCGGGCGAGACGCCGGAAATGGCGTTGGTGCGCGAGCTTAAGGAAGAGCTTGGTATCGACATCACCGAAAGCTGTCTGGCACCTTTTACCTTTGCATCATTTACCTATGACGATTTCCATCTGATGATGCCGCTTTATCTGTGCCGGGTCTGGAAGGGGGAGATTACTCCGATGGAAGGCCAGCAGGTCAAATGGGTGCGCCCGATCCGGTTGGGTGATTATCCGATGCCGCCGGCCGATGTGCCGCTGGTGGCGATGTTGCGCGATTTTCTGTGA